A single genomic interval of Isorropodon fossajaponicum endosymbiont JTNG4 harbors:
- the thiE gene encoding thiamine phosphate synthase — MVFNKKISNIYAITPDTSLDPTLIKRVIIEHRISILQYRHKINDDNIKLKEAYALRLLCLEHNTLFIINDGINLAEKIRANGVHLGKDDGSIQQARQQLGDAAIIGMSCYDDVDLALQAQNQGANYVAFGALFNSNTKPSAPHCPLSLITKAKQILRIPIVGIGGIDFHNQQQAFDAGCDAVAMINTLFEKNH, encoded by the coding sequence ATGGTGTTTAATAAAAAAATATCAAATATTTATGCCATAACACCCGATACCTCTCTTGATCCTACTTTAATAAAACGGGTCATTATCGAACATCGGATTAGTATACTCCAATATCGACATAAAATTAACGACGACAATATTAAACTCAAAGAGGCATATGCATTACGTCTTTTATGCTTGGAACATAACACTTTATTTATCATTAATGATGGCATCAACCTAGCAGAAAAAATCCGTGCTAATGGCGTGCATTTAGGCAAAGATGATGGCTCAATACAACAAGCAAGGCAGCAATTAGGCGATGCCGCTATTATTGGCATGTCTTGCTATGATGATGTTGATCTAGCACTTCAAGCTCAAAATCAAGGTGCTAATTATGTCGCCTTTGGTGCGCTGTTTAACTCCAACACAAAACCTAGTGCGCCACATTGCCCACTGAGTTTAATCACAAAAGCCAAACAAATATTACGCATACCGATTGTTGGCATTGGTGGCATTGACTTTCATAACCAACAACAAGCGTTTGATGCTGGCTGTGACGCAGTCGCAATGATTAACACTTTGTTTGAGAAAAATCACTAG
- a CDS encoding UvrD-helicase domain-containing protein, with protein MNDQTQRRQALDVSQSFIVQAPAGSGKTELLTQRYLKSLSVSASPESVIAMTFTKKAVSELTTRVIESLKLAQGNRPKELHKQITYDLALKVLEKSKTFDWQLLNMPERFKISTIDGLSSLITSRYPSKNQLIPKQIIAQNWARNDIYLQAAKQTLLAIDESEYQNSIESVLLYLDNNVNKFYRLITDMLAKRDQWLLKLYQHGVLNIKTLRLSSERVITQHLQLLKNEAKHHLDGAFFDLLKYNTQSKFSQIQALPNTSIECLDVWVNIADLLLDGKSKKNNKWRKSVNTNNGFPAEVKAQKDEFIKFLNHLQGKDNFKDLLFETLNLPDVDFSINQINALQDIAQVLKLAVAQLNVLFDVNQTHDFIQVALDADHALDEHQVSDVALFLDNKVQHILIDEFQDTSATQFVLLEKLIVNWQVGDGKTLFLVGDPMQSIYLFRQSQVGLFLQVRTQGIASIKPEFLQLSTNFRSSRSVVEGNNKIFSKVFPQQEDASKGAIKYEHSQTNSIDKDGNAINFYPFAHKRYDFEAQKVLEIIQSNPAKEIAILVRNRSHLGNIVPVLKCANIQFEALKTSPLKQDLFTRDLLSLTRALKHLGDKLAWLAILRAPWCGLLLEDLLVLSQQTECVIFDLIQDEQVLQGLSENGQLCVRNFAHVLRDIVNQQSRFSFTKVLEFAINQLAPQNSLSVKQSMIKAQFLQIIHDCESAQQLDIETINQMLDELYAPSVNARIKLMTIHEAKGLEFELVIIPGLGRAPQNNKPPIIHLQEFSNQSLLLAPIRAYTQLDDSRTYTYLRHIESQQNKFETMRLLYVAMTRAKFEIHLLGTLNQSNQASSNTFLKLLAPIFQHQFDKLKLSTTEDNQSVQAPELVRYIEPLEYDNLPDESKEKMDFQLSVDLQYKSLLGTLLHQYYEDGLFSPDKQSIRVRLMECGVGNTDIDSHIDFIVNMLNLTKQDKHFSWLFKQRISTQVEAEFISHKHSVIIDRLFIDEDTLWIIDFKTATKSNDESIAQFIQRQKTKYTQQLLSYKVALSACYSMEIKCALYCPAVQELIEIDSMKSLHK; from the coding sequence GTGAATGACCAAACGCAAAGGCGACAAGCATTAGATGTTAGTCAATCTTTTATTGTTCAAGCACCTGCAGGCTCGGGGAAGACAGAGTTATTAACGCAGCGTTATTTGAAATCGTTATCAGTGAGTGCTTCGCCTGAGAGTGTGATTGCAATGACCTTTACTAAAAAGGCGGTGAGTGAGTTGACCACTCGGGTGATTGAGTCTTTAAAATTAGCCCAAGGCAATCGACCAAAAGAGTTACATAAGCAAATTACTTATGATTTGGCTCTTAAAGTATTAGAAAAATCCAAGACATTTGATTGGCAATTATTAAACATGCCTGAGCGGTTTAAAATCTCAACGATTGATGGTCTGTCAAGTTTGATTACCAGTCGTTATCCAAGTAAGAATCAACTAATACCCAAGCAAATCATAGCTCAAAATTGGGCAAGAAATGATATTTATCTTCAAGCTGCCAAGCAAACATTATTGGCAATTGATGAGTCTGAATATCAAAATAGCATTGAGTCAGTGCTGCTATATTTGGATAATAATGTTAATAAGTTTTATCGTTTGATTACGGACATGTTGGCTAAGCGTGATCAGTGGCTTTTGAAGTTGTACCAGCATGGTGTGCTTAATATTAAAACCTTACGGTTGAGTTCTGAAAGGGTGATTACGCAGCACTTACAATTGTTAAAAAATGAGGCTAAGCACCACCTTGATGGTGCTTTTTTTGACTTATTAAAATATAATACTCAATCTAAATTTTCGCAAATACAGGCGCTGCCAAATACAAGTATTGAGTGTTTAGATGTATGGGTAAATATAGCAGACCTATTGCTTGATGGTAAAAGCAAAAAAAACAATAAGTGGCGCAAAAGTGTTAATACAAACAATGGATTTCCAGCTGAAGTAAAGGCACAAAAAGACGAGTTTATTAAATTTTTAAACCATCTTCAAGGTAAAGATAATTTCAAAGATTTGTTATTTGAGACACTTAATTTACCTGATGTTGATTTTTCAATCAATCAAATTAACGCCCTTCAAGACATTGCACAAGTATTAAAGTTGGCCGTTGCTCAATTAAATGTTTTGTTTGATGTTAATCAAACGCATGATTTTATCCAAGTTGCCCTAGATGCAGACCATGCGTTAGATGAACATCAAGTGAGTGATGTTGCACTATTCTTGGACAACAAGGTTCAGCATATTTTGATTGATGAGTTTCAAGACACCTCAGCCACTCAGTTTGTTTTATTAGAAAAGTTGATTGTTAATTGGCAAGTAGGTGATGGTAAAACGCTGTTTTTAGTGGGCGACCCCATGCAGTCTATTTACTTATTTAGGCAATCTCAGGTGGGCTTATTTTTACAGGTTCGGACGCAAGGCATTGCCAGTATTAAGCCTGAATTTTTACAACTGAGTACTAATTTTCGCTCCTCTAGATCTGTGGTTGAAGGTAATAATAAAATATTTTCAAAGGTATTTCCTCAGCAGGAAGATGCCTCTAAGGGTGCAATTAAGTATGAACATTCACAGACCAATTCTATTGACAAAGATGGCAATGCCATTAACTTTTATCCATTTGCGCACAAGCGTTATGATTTTGAGGCACAAAAAGTGCTTGAAATTATCCAAAGCAACCCGGCAAAAGAGATTGCTATTTTGGTTAGAAACCGTTCACACCTAGGTAATATTGTGCCCGTTTTGAAGTGTGCTAATATTCAATTTGAGGCATTAAAAACATCCCCATTAAAGCAAGATTTATTTACTCGTGATTTGCTTAGTCTGACTCGAGCACTTAAACATCTGGGCGATAAACTTGCCTGGTTAGCTATTTTAAGAGCGCCTTGGTGTGGATTGTTGTTAGAAGACTTGCTTGTATTGTCACAACAGACTGAGTGTGTTATTTTTGATTTAATTCAAGATGAACAAGTTTTACAAGGTTTGAGCGAGAACGGACAATTGTGCGTGCGAAATTTTGCCCATGTTTTACGTGATATTGTTAATCAACAATCTAGATTTAGTTTCACAAAGGTGCTTGAATTTGCGATTAACCAGCTAGCACCGCAGAATTCCTTATCTGTTAAGCAGTCTATGATTAAAGCTCAGTTTTTGCAAATTATTCATGATTGTGAGTCTGCGCAACAACTTGATATTGAGACCATTAATCAAATGTTAGATGAGTTGTATGCACCTAGTGTAAATGCACGAATTAAGCTAATGACCATCCATGAAGCTAAAGGTTTGGAGTTTGAATTGGTTATTATTCCTGGGCTGGGTAGAGCGCCACAAAATAACAAACCACCCATCATTCACCTGCAAGAATTTAGCAATCAGTCGTTATTATTAGCACCAATAAGGGCTTATACGCAATTAGATGACAGCCGTACTTATACCTACTTAAGGCATATTGAATCACAACAAAATAAGTTTGAAACCATGCGTTTATTGTACGTGGCAATGACACGTGCTAAGTTTGAAATTCATTTATTAGGAACGCTAAATCAAAGCAATCAAGCCAGTAGCAATACTTTTTTAAAACTATTGGCACCTATATTTCAGCATCAATTTGACAAGCTCAAACTATCAACCACTGAGGATAATCAATCCGTTCAAGCACCAGAGTTGGTGCGTTATATTGAGCCTTTAGAATATGATAATTTGCCTGATGAAAGTAAGGAAAAAATGGACTTTCAGCTTAGTGTTGATTTGCAATACAAAAGCTTGCTTGGTACTTTGTTGCATCAATATTATGAAGACGGGTTGTTTTCACCAGATAAACAAAGTATAAGAGTAAGGCTAATGGAGTGTGGTGTTGGTAACACGGACATTGACAGTCATATCGATTTTATTGTCAACATGCTTAATTTAACGAAACAAGATAAACACTTTTCTTGGTTGTTTAAGCAAAGAATATCAACCCAAGTTGAGGCAGAATTTATAAGTCACAAGCACAGTGTTATTATTGATCGATTATTTATTGATGAAGATACTTTGTGGATTATTGATTTTAAAACTGCAACGAAATCGAATGATGAATCAATCGCACAATTTATACAAAGGCAAAAAACCAAATATACGCAACAATTATTGTCCTATAAAGTGGCTTTATCAGCGTGTTATTCAATGGAAATCAAGTGCGCTTTGTATTGCCCAGCAGTGCAAGAATTGATTGAAATTGACTCAATGAAATCTTTGCATAAATAA
- the argS gene encoding arginine--tRNA ligase codes for MKEQLQKILKQALNSLVNEGVLEGVPESIRIDHSKDKTQGDFASNIAMVLAKRAGLIPKVLAQKIIDNLGDNTQIDKVQIAGPGFINFFISQGENTQIIERIINQAERYGKADVGKGQRILLEFVSANPTGPLHVGHGRGAAYGATVANLLRGVGFEVDNEYYVNDAGRQMDILATSVYLRYVETEQFPDNGYKGDYIFDIAKKISGVKKCDIFDGVCKDEKNGGDKEKHIDNLIANCKSQLGHDYKKIFDLAINNILSGIKIDLAGFGVEYQQWFSEQSLVDSGLSKETVKKLQDSGYIYEKEGALWFKTTDFGDDLDRVVVRENGMHTYFASDIAYHLEKFERGYDKIINIWGADHHGYIVRVKASIEALNHNSDKLEILLVQFVNLYRGGERVSMSTRSGSFITLEELRKEVGNDAARFFYILRKSEQHMDFDLDLAKSKSNENPVFYIQYAHARICSVLKQGKLSMVGIDLSVLNNESEVLLIKELNRYKDILQSSALNYEPHVLAYYLRELAGHFHSYYNNSEFLVNDEKLRNSRLLLITAVKQILVNGLNLLGVSAPDSM; via the coding sequence ATGAAAGAACAATTACAAAAAATATTAAAGCAAGCCCTAAACTCATTAGTGAATGAGGGTGTGCTTGAGGGTGTGCCTGAGAGTATTCGTATTGACCATTCCAAGGACAAAACTCAAGGCGATTTTGCCTCAAACATTGCCATGGTTTTGGCAAAGCGAGCAGGGCTGATTCCGAAAGTATTAGCACAAAAAATTATTGACAACTTGGGTGATAACACGCAGATTGATAAAGTACAAATTGCAGGCCCCGGGTTTATTAACTTTTTTATTTCCCAAGGTGAAAATACACAAATAATTGAGCGAATTATTAATCAAGCAGAACGCTATGGAAAAGCGGACGTAGGCAAAGGTCAGCGCATATTGTTGGAGTTTGTATCTGCCAATCCGACTGGCCCACTTCATGTGGGGCATGGTCGTGGAGCGGCGTATGGGGCGACAGTTGCTAATCTTTTGCGCGGTGTAGGGTTTGAAGTTGATAATGAATATTATGTGAATGATGCAGGTCGGCAGATGGATATTTTGGCGACTTCGGTTTACTTGCGTTATGTTGAAACTGAGCAATTCCCAGATAATGGTTACAAGGGCGATTATATCTTTGATATTGCTAAAAAAATTAGTGGTGTAAAAAAGTGTGATATTTTCGATGGTGTTTGCAAAGATGAGAAAAATGGTGGTGACAAAGAAAAGCATATTGATAATTTGATTGCTAATTGCAAGTCTCAATTGGGGCATGATTACAAAAAAATCTTTGATTTGGCGATTAATAATATTTTGAGTGGCATTAAAATTGATTTGGCTGGGTTTGGTGTTGAATATCAGCAGTGGTTTTCTGAACAGTCTTTAGTAGATAGTGGCTTGAGTAAAGAAACCGTGAAAAAACTACAGGACTCAGGATACATTTATGAAAAAGAAGGCGCACTTTGGTTTAAAACCACCGATTTTGGCGATGATTTAGACCGTGTAGTGGTTCGGGAAAATGGGATGCACACTTATTTTGCCTCCGATATTGCCTATCATCTTGAGAAGTTTGAACGTGGTTATGACAAAATTATTAACATTTGGGGCGCTGACCACCATGGTTATATTGTCAGGGTTAAAGCCTCGATTGAGGCGCTTAATCACAATTCTGATAAGTTAGAAATCTTGTTGGTGCAATTTGTTAACCTATATCGAGGTGGTGAAAGAGTTTCCATGTCAACTCGTAGCGGTTCGTTTATTACTTTGGAAGAATTGCGTAAAGAGGTGGGTAATGATGCGGCACGTTTTTTCTATATTTTGCGCAAATCAGAACAGCACATGGATTTTGACCTAGATTTAGCCAAATCAAAAAGCAATGAGAATCCAGTATTCTATATTCAATATGCTCATGCACGTATCTGCTCAGTCTTAAAACAAGGCAAGCTTTCTATGGTAGGTATTGATTTGTCGGTATTAAACAATGAGTCAGAAGTCTTGTTAATTAAAGAACTTAATCGCTATAAAGACATCTTGCAATCATCTGCACTTAATTATGAACCACACGTATTGGCTTATTACTTGCGTGAATTGGCTGGCCATTTTCACAGCTATTACAACAATAGCGAGTTTTTAGTGAATGACGAAAAATTGCGAAACTCAAGATTATTGCTTATTACAGCAGTGAAACAAATATTGGTAAATGGTTTAAATTTATTGGGCGTTAGCGCACCTGATTCAATGTGA
- a CDS encoding rod shape-determining protein — protein MFKLFKPKSLSIDLGTVNTLIYLNNKLVLNESSVVAVRDDERLSETKMIADFTITKKMLQHFIHQVLDAKIFSPSPNVLICVPCGATQVERRAIKESAVEAGARNVFLPVKFTMTSAQVLSALKEPLKAIISSIRDALEKTPPELSADIAKNGVMLTGGGALLEGLDKLIKDQANLNLRIAQEPLNCVARGGALALDLIDKHKMNFLSTE, from the coding sequence ATGTTCAAACTATTTAAACCAAAGAGTCTTTCAATTGACTTAGGCACAGTTAATACACTTATTTATCTAAATAATAAATTGGTTCTAAATGAGTCATCAGTCGTAGCGGTTCGTGATGACGAAAGATTATCAGAAACCAAGATGATTGCTGATTTCACCATTACCAAGAAAATGTTGCAGCATTTTATTCATCAAGTATTAGACGCTAAGATTTTCTCACCCAGTCCTAATGTTTTAATTTGTGTGCCTTGTGGCGCTACCCAAGTCGAGCGTCGTGCAATTAAAGAAAGCGCTGTTGAAGCTGGTGCAAGAAATGTATTTTTGCCAGTCAAATTTACAATGACCAGTGCTCAAGTTTTATCGGCATTAAAAGAGCCCTTAAAAGCCATTATTAGTTCAATCAGAGACGCATTAGAAAAAACTCCGCCAGAATTGTCTGCTGATATTGCAAAAAATGGCGTTATGCTCACAGGTGGCGGGGCTTTGCTAGAGGGGCTAGATAAACTCATTAAAGACCAAGCCAATCTTAACTTGCGTATTGCACAAGAGCCTTTAAATTGTGTCGCTCGTGGTGGCGCACTTGCGCTGGATTTAATTGACAAACATAAGATGAATTTCTTATCAACAGAGTAG